In a genomic window of Nodosilinea sp. E11:
- a CDS encoding response regulator → MSDAKELEIRLQFLDEAQEYLETLGTHLMGLSHTFEAATINEALRAAHSIKGGAALMGFQLLSEFAHRLEDSLKVLKVQRGKLEIDNPLESLLLAAVDCLSQVMIGQRQCLSQGNPHQLPVEEPWIEQHAAPIFEQLHDRLGDPVEEDVYSMLSPEEGQDVIPLLFQSEVEGCLTRLEGALSEQSPCLREEAQILAQELGGLGEMLQLEAFVALCQSVAAQVTAADEEVLVRVVEAALAVWRRTQALVLTGNLGEIPVELAIADLPFETIPIATHPDALLVDLEDGEITAPLWPLGDDPALRPDYIEADLGADALNEASITWPEDDLGADMVVPWSELESGVQSSADPEVSAPWSAVGGRAVFNFEDRAAVDWDNPQGTAPSSSPAPDVDSVDDDSTVRVPVKQINQLSDLFGELTIERHRLELEVSRLRGLVGTMQARMHTLDQANSDLRAAYDRVATQDTSVPLLPAAPAMQNGLAIASSSLLPVSADTTLQSQFDVLELDQYRDLHLPFREIIESIIQLQEVGADIELSLDGTEQTTHTLRKTSRQLQKNITQLRMRPLSDIFDRYPRSLRQMSLQYDKPVELKLKGDRTLVDRNVLEALQEPLMHIIRNCFDHGIEDAATRQQRGKPAVGTITISAVQQSSRTIITIRDDGGGIAVEKIRDRARQMGLDASLLAAASTQELLALIFEPGFSTAKEVTDLSGRGIGMDVVRSKLKDIRGDIQVDTQPGEGTTFTLSIPFTLSVTRVLITESKGMRMAFPVDAIEEIFALPTDEVLTTAGRDSFEWNGELVQLVRLADWLQFNCPVIIESPETAPAISTPTVMLVQVNQRLVGLQVDRSWGEQEVALRRVIGNLPMPKGFNSCTIMGDGQVVPLVNTAELLYWIASCEASGASTLEETPIPAFLASGPRYEASTAARRPTVLLVDDSINVRRLLALTLEKAGYQVAQAKDGQDALDKLTAGLAVEAVICDVEMPRLDGYGFLARLKAKADHGDLPVAMLTSRSSKKHRQMAMSLGAAAYFTKPYNEQTLLKTLEDMIQPAVAS, encoded by the coding sequence ATGTCCGACGCAAAGGAACTTGAGATTCGGCTTCAGTTTCTCGACGAGGCCCAAGAATATCTAGAGACCCTGGGCACCCATTTGATGGGGCTGTCCCACACCTTCGAGGCCGCTACGATCAACGAAGCTCTGCGGGCGGCCCACTCGATCAAAGGTGGGGCTGCCCTGATGGGGTTTCAGCTGCTGAGCGAGTTTGCTCACCGGCTCGAAGACAGCCTCAAGGTACTCAAGGTGCAGCGGGGCAAACTCGAGATCGATAACCCCTTAGAATCGCTGCTGCTGGCGGCGGTTGACTGCCTCAGCCAGGTGATGATTGGCCAGCGCCAGTGTCTCAGCCAAGGCAACCCCCACCAGTTGCCCGTCGAGGAGCCCTGGATTGAGCAGCACGCCGCTCCCATTTTTGAGCAACTGCACGATCGCCTGGGCGACCCGGTAGAAGAAGACGTCTACTCGATGCTGTCTCCTGAAGAGGGCCAGGATGTGATTCCCCTGCTCTTTCAAAGTGAGGTAGAGGGCTGCCTCACGCGGCTAGAGGGAGCGCTGAGCGAACAGTCACCCTGTCTGCGCGAAGAGGCCCAAATTTTGGCCCAAGAGCTGGGTGGGCTGGGCGAAATGCTTCAGTTGGAGGCCTTTGTGGCCCTGTGCCAGTCGGTGGCGGCCCAGGTCACCGCCGCCGACGAGGAGGTTTTGGTGCGAGTGGTCGAAGCAGCGCTGGCGGTGTGGCGACGGACCCAAGCTTTGGTGCTGACCGGCAATTTAGGCGAAATTCCCGTTGAGCTGGCGATCGCCGATCTGCCCTTCGAGACTATCCCCATTGCCACCCATCCCGATGCTCTCCTGGTCGATCTGGAGGATGGCGAAATTACGGCCCCCCTCTGGCCCCTGGGGGATGATCCGGCGCTGAGGCCCGACTATATCGAGGCCGACCTAGGGGCCGACGCCCTAAATGAGGCTAGTATCACCTGGCCAGAGGACGACCTGGGTGCTGACATGGTGGTTCCTTGGTCAGAGCTAGAAAGCGGTGTGCAGAGTAGTGCCGACCCTGAGGTATCTGCCCCCTGGTCAGCGGTGGGGGGCAGAGCCGTGTTTAATTTTGAAGATCGGGCGGCGGTTGATTGGGATAACCCCCAAGGTACGGCCCCCAGCAGCAGCCCTGCCCCCGATGTTGACTCGGTCGATGACGACAGCACCGTGCGAGTGCCGGTTAAGCAGATCAACCAGCTCAGTGACCTGTTTGGTGAACTCACGATCGAGCGCCACCGCCTAGAGCTAGAGGTCAGTCGTCTGCGGGGGCTGGTGGGCACCATGCAGGCTCGCATGCACACCCTCGATCAGGCCAACAGTGACCTGCGCGCGGCCTACGATCGCGTGGCTACCCAAGATACGTCGGTGCCGCTGCTGCCTGCTGCCCCAGCGATGCAGAACGGCCTGGCGATCGCTTCCTCTAGCCTGCTACCCGTCTCTGCCGACACCACCCTGCAATCGCAGTTTGACGTGCTCGAACTCGATCAATACCGCGACCTGCACCTGCCCTTTCGCGAAATTATTGAATCTATTATTCAGCTGCAAGAGGTGGGGGCCGACATTGAGCTGTCGCTCGATGGCACCGAGCAAACCACCCACACCCTGCGCAAAACCTCCCGCCAGCTGCAAAAGAATATTACCCAGTTGCGTATGCGGCCCCTCTCAGATATTTTTGATCGCTATCCTCGCTCCCTGCGACAGATGTCGTTGCAGTACGACAAGCCAGTAGAACTCAAGCTCAAAGGCGATCGCACCCTGGTCGATCGCAACGTGCTAGAGGCCCTGCAAGAGCCACTGATGCACATCATTCGTAACTGCTTTGACCACGGCATTGAAGACGCCGCCACCCGGCAGCAGCGCGGCAAGCCCGCCGTCGGCACGATCACCATCAGCGCTGTGCAGCAGAGTAGCCGTACCATTATCACCATCCGCGACGATGGCGGCGGCATTGCAGTAGAAAAAATCCGCGATCGGGCTCGTCAAATGGGCCTCGATGCCAGCCTGCTCGCCGCCGCGAGCACCCAAGAGCTCCTGGCGCTGATTTTTGAGCCGGGCTTTAGCACCGCCAAAGAAGTCACCGATCTCTCCGGACGCGGTATCGGCATGGACGTGGTGCGCAGCAAGCTAAAAGACATTCGCGGCGATATTCAAGTCGATACCCAGCCTGGCGAAGGAACCACCTTCACCCTGTCGATCCCCTTCACCCTCTCGGTGACGCGGGTGCTGATCACCGAGAGCAAGGGCATGCGTATGGCTTTTCCGGTGGATGCGATCGAAGAAATCTTTGCCCTACCCACGGACGAGGTGCTCACCACCGCAGGCCGAGACAGCTTTGAGTGGAACGGCGAACTGGTGCAGCTGGTGCGCCTGGCCGACTGGCTCCAGTTCAACTGCCCGGTGATTATCGAAAGCCCCGAAACCGCCCCGGCTATCTCGACCCCTACCGTGATGCTGGTGCAGGTCAACCAGCGGTTGGTCGGCCTGCAAGTCGATCGATCTTGGGGTGAGCAAGAGGTGGCCCTTCGCCGAGTAATTGGCAATTTGCCCATGCCCAAGGGCTTCAATAGCTGCACCATCATGGGTGACGGCCAGGTCGTGCCCCTGGTTAACACCGCCGAATTGCTCTACTGGATCGCGAGCTGTGAAGCTTCGGGGGCCAGCACCCTAGAGGAAACTCCGATTCCCGCCTTTCTCGCCAGTGGCCCGCGCTATGAGGCTAGCACCGCTGCCCGCAGACCCACTGTGCTGCTGGTCGATGACTCGATCAATGTGCGTCGACTGCTAGCCCTCACCCTCGAAAAAGCAGGCTACCAGGTAGCCCAAGCCAAAGATGGGCAAGATGCCCTCGACAAACTCACCGCCGGTTTGGCGGTTGAGGCGGTGATCTGCGATGTCGAAATGCCCCGCCTCGATGGCTACGGGTTCTTGGCCCGGCTCAAAGCCAAAGCCGACCACGGAGATCTGCCCGTGGCCATGCTCACCTCGCGCAGCAGCAAAAAGCACCGCCAAATGGCCATGAGTTTAGGGGCTGCCGCCTACTTTACTAAACCCTACAACGAGCAGACCCTGCTCAAAACCCTCGAAGACATGATTCAACCCGCCGTGGCGTCCTAA
- a CDS encoding response regulator: protein MNDKSVQYSKPLAYYLQVKKLKIFSVLKHQSFSGELFWSSPTGHHWTLFINQGQVLYGTGGVHPIRQWYRQVRAHAPELDLGQLALPQGATSPSVWLHCWDYHLLLDWFRQGYLSKKALGTIIANIIADILFDVVQSRATQYQLTRYPALDPNQAPIYPDNTERLFAITDLWQSWLEVGLEAYSPNLAPVIVHPEKIQTHVSPQVYTSLIHLLDGQRSLRDLAVKLGQDVLTLTQVLQPYIRAGWISLVEIADYAPVIGAGLNASTVKNAGNKLCDRSVTIACVDDSPMVCQTLGQVIRAADYNFVAITEGVKAIPILLAQKPDLIFLDLVMPDASGYEICSNLRKISYFKNVPIIILSGNDGLVDQVRARLLGATDFLSKPIEPIVILSVIQKYLKHLIVA, encoded by the coding sequence ATGAATGATAAATCGGTTCAGTATTCTAAGCCTTTGGCTTACTATTTGCAGGTTAAAAAGCTAAAAATTTTCTCGGTTCTAAAACACCAAAGCTTCAGTGGGGAGCTATTCTGGTCTTCTCCTACAGGACACCACTGGACTCTGTTTATTAATCAAGGCCAGGTGCTGTATGGCACGGGTGGAGTTCACCCGATCCGGCAATGGTACCGTCAGGTTCGGGCTCATGCTCCTGAACTTGATCTGGGGCAACTGGCTTTGCCGCAGGGTGCTACTTCCCCATCAGTCTGGCTTCACTGTTGGGACTATCACCTGCTTCTAGATTGGTTTCGCCAAGGATATTTGTCCAAAAAAGCGTTAGGAACAATTATTGCAAACATCATTGCCGACATTTTGTTTGATGTAGTGCAGTCCCGAGCAACGCAATATCAGCTCACACGATATCCAGCCCTCGATCCCAACCAAGCACCCATCTATCCAGACAATACGGAGCGGCTGTTTGCGATTACAGATCTCTGGCAATCGTGGCTGGAGGTGGGGCTAGAGGCTTACTCGCCTAACCTGGCTCCCGTAATTGTGCATCCTGAGAAAATCCAAACCCATGTTTCGCCTCAGGTTTATACATCGCTCATTCATCTGCTAGATGGTCAACGTAGTCTCAGAGATTTAGCGGTCAAACTGGGGCAAGACGTGCTTACGCTAACCCAAGTGTTGCAGCCTTACATTCGCGCAGGTTGGATTAGCCTAGTTGAAATCGCTGACTATGCTCCGGTTATAGGAGCTGGGCTAAATGCTTCAACGGTCAAGAATGCGGGAAATAAACTGTGCGATCGCTCCGTAACCATTGCCTGTGTTGATGACAGCCCTATGGTTTGTCAAACTTTGGGTCAAGTGATTCGAGCCGCAGACTATAATTTTGTGGCTATTACAGAGGGGGTAAAAGCTATTCCAATTTTACTGGCCCAAAAGCCTGATCTGATATTTCTAGATTTAGTTATGCCCGATGCAAGTGGTTATGAAATTTGTAGTAATTTACGCAAAATCTCTTATTTTAAAAATGTTCCAATCATTATTCTCAGTGGCAACGATGGCTTGGTTGATCAAGTGCGAGCTCGCCTGCTGGGGGCTACCGACTTTTTGAGCAAGCCAATAGAGCCGATTGTCATTCTTTCGGTAATTCAAAAATATCTCAAGCATTTGATTGTAGCTTGA
- a CDS encoding response regulator, translated as MSKVLIVEDSLTDKEILTLCLRDRGITVLAANSAAEALEQVKIHRFDLIILDVVLPDRSGFEICRELKEDITTKQVPVIMCSTKGTEMDKFWGLKQGADAYLAKPIDQDELMQTVNQLVKV; from the coding sequence ATGAGTAAAGTTTTGATTGTTGAAGATAGCCTGACCGATAAAGAAATTCTCACCCTCTGCCTGCGCGATCGCGGTATTACCGTGCTTGCCGCAAACAGCGCAGCAGAAGCGTTAGAACAGGTCAAAATCCATCGCTTTGATCTCATTATTCTCGATGTGGTACTGCCCGATCGCAGCGGGTTTGAAATTTGCCGTGAGCTTAAAGAAGACATCACCACTAAGCAGGTACCTGTGATCATGTGCTCGACCAAAGGCACTGAAATGGATAAGTTTTGGGGGCTAAAGCAGGGGGCCGACGCCTACCTGGCCAAACCGATTGACCAAGACGAACTGATGCAGACCGTGAATCAGCTGGTCAAAGTTTAG
- a CDS encoding chemotaxis protein CheW — translation MDFEAAIASEAKAATSDSPEPSFPAAEADRLIEAASSGPSEAQFLQVTLNGDLPLLLPGANLVEILKLAIGQVVPMFEMAPWVMGIYNWRGDMLWVADLGHFLGFAPWYNQAEAATRHTVVVLKPPYSASQSGDEPSTLGLVVSAVDAMVTYPTDAIQPVLNAGAGAAEGVRGLPIEPHLLPFLQGCCFDSAGQPQLILDGTAVLAAMAQLQR, via the coding sequence ATGGATTTTGAAGCCGCGATCGCCTCTGAGGCCAAAGCCGCGACCTCTGACTCCCCAGAGCCCTCTTTCCCGGCGGCGGAAGCCGATCGCTTGATCGAAGCGGCCAGTAGTGGACCATCAGAGGCGCAATTCTTGCAGGTTACCCTCAACGGAGATTTGCCCTTGCTGCTGCCGGGGGCCAACCTGGTCGAAATCTTGAAGCTGGCCATTGGCCAGGTGGTACCGATGTTTGAAATGGCCCCTTGGGTGATGGGCATCTATAACTGGCGGGGCGACATGTTGTGGGTGGCCGATCTAGGCCATTTCCTAGGGTTTGCCCCCTGGTACAACCAGGCCGAAGCCGCCACCCGGCACACCGTGGTGGTGCTCAAGCCCCCCTACTCGGCGTCCCAGTCCGGCGATGAACCCTCCACCCTGGGCTTGGTGGTCAGTGCTGTCGATGCCATGGTGACTTACCCCACCGACGCCATTCAGCCAGTGCTCAACGCTGGGGCGGGGGCCGCCGAAGGCGTGCGTGGGTTGCCCATTGAACCCCATCTGTTGCCTTTTCTTCAAGGGTGCTGCTTCGATAGCGCTGGCCAACCGCAGCTGATTTTAGACGGCACGGCGGTTTTGGCGGCCATGGCTCAGCTACAGCGTTAA